CTGGAACCTCCACCCTGAGGAACTGGTAACCAACCGGTATACGCTGGACAAAGCGGGAGAAGCCTACAACTTGATGGCCAAAGGCAAGAGCGGTAAGGTTGCGGTGGTATTTGATGAAGAAGCTGGACAATGATTGAATGATTGAATGATTGGATGCAAGCCTGCATGTAGGCGGGACTGAACGAAAAATGCATGATTACATAAATAATAAAATTAGGAATAAAAATAAGCTGAGATTAAATCAAAAATGAACCTATAAAAAGCCAGCATATTAATATTCATATGATGATTTCAGCTACATCAACATTCTATCCTTTTATCATTTTATCATTTATATACATTATTTCATAAATTTAAAACAACCGAATGTCATGAGCATGAATCCAGACAAAACCATAGACCCGGAAAAAGTACCCAAAAGGGTATTATACAATGCACAGGAGATCCCCGCCATCGGGATGGGCACTTTTGCCTCTGAGAATTATACAGCCGAAGAAGTTGCCGGGGCTGTAGAAGAAGCCATTAAGATGGGTTACAGGCATATTGATTGTGCAGCGGTTTACGGCAACGAAAAAGAGATAGGTGAAGTGCTGAACTACCTTTTCAGGGAAGGGGTGGTAGAAAGGAAGGAACTCTGGATCACGTCTAAGTTATGGAACGACAAGCATGCAGAGGAGGATGTTATCCCGGCCTGCAAGCAGTCCATCGAAGACCTGCAGGTCGGCTACCTGGATCTGTACCTCACACACTGGCCGTTCCCTAACGCCCATCCGCCGGGAGCTGATATCGAATCCCGAGATCCCAGTGCCCAGCCTTACATTCATGAAAATTACATGAAAACCTGGCGACAGATGGAAAAGCTGGTCGATCAGGGACTGGTCAGGCACATTGGTACATCGAACCATACCATCGCGAAGATGACCCGGCTTCTGCATGATGCAAGGATCAAACCGGTGGCCAATCAAATGGAGCTCCATCCACACTTTCAGCAACCCGGGCTCTTCAGGTTTTTGATCAACAACGCCATTCAACCCATTGGATTCAGCCCCTTAGGTTCACCCAAACGGCCTGAAAGGGACCGGACGGAAAAAGATACCGTGGATATTGAAGACCCGGTAATTGTTCAGATCGCAGAAAATCACGGGATACACCCGGCACTGGTCTGCCTTAAATGGGCGGTACAACGGGGACAAATACCCATACCCTTCTCTGTAAAACCCGAAAAGTTATACAGCAACCTGGAGGCTGTCACCGGAGATTATCTTACTGAGGAGGAAATGACACAAATTGCCGGCATCGACAAGAACTGCCGACTGATCAAAGGGCAGGTATTCCTTTGGAAAGACAATCAGAGCTGGGAAGATCTATGGGATCCACACGGAATGATTACGCCACCTTAGGGAATGATTGGATGATTGAGTGATTGAATGCTTACCCGCAAGGCAGGCGAACTGCCCGCACGCTGTCGCTGAAGCTTTAGCGTAAGCAACCGAAACAGAGTGGAGGTGGGATTGAATGGTCCAGTGATTGAATGCATGAATGATTAAATAAGTGAATAAGAAATATGCTATCAAAACTCCATTCCACCTACTTTGGATATGAAGATCAAAACTCACAAAAAAGATATTCAGTATTTTATTTTTAGTGAAATTTCGTGTTTTGGTGCTTTGGTGGCAAAAAAAACTTTTTTAGACCGGCCTAAACAATAGATTTTATTTTATCACCCTAAAACCAATAAAGATGAACCAAAAACGCACCATCCTCCTGATCCTTATGGCAGCCTTGCTTCTTGCTATCGGCTGCCAGGAAAAAGCGAAAAAACAGTATGAACCGACGTGGGAATCGCTGAAGACACACGAATTACCGGAATGGTTCGACGATGCCAAGCTGGGGATCTTCATCCACTGGGGCATCTATTCGGTGCCCGCCTATAAGAATGAATGGTATCCCCGTTTTATGTACACCGAAGGGCATGACATCTATCAACACCATACCAAAACGTATGGTCCGCCCTGGGAATTCGGATACAAGGATTTTCTGCCCGATTTCACAGCGGAAAACTGGGATCCGGACCGGTGGGCCAGGCTTTTCAAGGAAGCAGGCGCCCGTTATGTGGTACCCGTGGCCGAACACCACGATGGATTTGCCATGTGGGACAGCGAGCTCACCGAATGGGATGCCATGGACAAAGGGCCTCAGCGGGATATCATTGGAGAGCTAGGCAAGGCAGTCCGTAAGCAAGGCATGAAATATGCCCCTTCCTACCATCGCGCCCAGAACTGGAAATACTACGAGCCCTCCTATGAGCTGGATCAAAATTGCGATACAAAAGACCCGCAATATACCGGGATTGACGGTATATATCCCGAACCCCACGAACCCGGAGCCCCGCAGAGCAAAGCTTTCCTGGAAAACTGGGAACAACGATGGAAAGAAATACAAAGAAAATACAAACCCGATTTTGCCTGGTTTGATTTCGGGTGGGGAGACACCCTGTTTCATCCCTATATGAAAAGAATGATGGCCGATTACTTCAATACAGCCCAAAAGTGGGGCAAAGAAGTGGCTTTCAACAACAAAACCATCCGTAACGAGCCGATGGCCCCACCCGAGGTCGGCGACTTCATTGAGCTGGATCACCTTTCCATGGATTCAGTCAACACAAGAAAATGGCAATGCCCCACCTACATGGGCGGAGGTTCCTGGGCCTACAACAAAGTGGCTACGCCGGAAGACTATAAAACAACCAACCAACTGATAGACGAATTCGTGGACATCGTCAGCAAAAACGGGAACCTGCTGCTGAACGTAGGACCGAAGGCCGATGGCACCATTCCGGGGATCATGAAGGACCGGCTGAAAAGCATCGGACAATGGCTGGAAGTAAACGGAGAGGCGATCTTCGACACCGACTACTGGAAAACCTATGGGGAGGACAGCATCCGCTATACCCGGAAAGGCGAGCAGACCGTCTATGCCATCTCTATGAAGTGGACGGAAAAAGAGGTCGTTCTGAATGCTTTTAAAGATTATAAAGAATCACAGATAGAATCGATCTACATGCTTGGGCTGGATGATTCGGTCGAATGGAGCATGCAGAAGGAAGGGCTGATCATTAATCATCCACAGGAAAAGCCCTGCGAGCATGCATATAGTTTTAAAATCCAAATAAAACAGTAATTGTCCTCCGGATTCTTTAATAAAATCCCAAAATACAAAAATCAAATAACAAAACTTGTCCGGCTTATGACGGATAATGACCAAATTCCAAATTTCAAACCCCTGCCTTTCCGGCAGGTGGGAATATCAAAATTCAATGGTTATAGTTCAAACCAAAGAAAAGCTGTAAATCTGGTGTTTGGTTCATTGGATTTTGGAAATTGGATATTATTTGTTATTTGATGCTTGATATTTGGTGCTTTTTATACTTTAACTCTACCAACAAATATATATTTAAAAATAACCCTTTTAGACTATGAAAAAATTTATTTTTAAACATCTTATCATTTTCTTTCTTGTTATTTCCATCTGGTCATGTAAGGAAAAGAAGAAAGAGAAGCCCAACATCCTGTTCATCTTCGCCGATGATCAGGCGTACAACACGATTCA
Above is a window of Bacteroidales bacterium DNA encoding:
- a CDS encoding aldo/keto reductase, with product MNPDKTIDPEKVPKRVLYNAQEIPAIGMGTFASENYTAEEVAGAVEEAIKMGYRHIDCAAVYGNEKEIGEVLNYLFREGVVERKELWITSKLWNDKHAEEDVIPACKQSIEDLQVGYLDLYLTHWPFPNAHPPGADIESRDPSAQPYIHENYMKTWRQMEKLVDQGLVRHIGTSNHTIAKMTRLLHDARIKPVANQMELHPHFQQPGLFRFLINNAIQPIGFSPLGSPKRPERDRTEKDTVDIEDPVIVQIAENHGIHPALVCLKWAVQRGQIPIPFSVKPEKLYSNLEAVTGDYLTEEEMTQIAGIDKNCRLIKGQVFLWKDNQSWEDLWDPHGMITPP
- a CDS encoding alpha-L-fucosidase; translation: MNQKRTILLILMAALLLAIGCQEKAKKQYEPTWESLKTHELPEWFDDAKLGIFIHWGIYSVPAYKNEWYPRFMYTEGHDIYQHHTKTYGPPWEFGYKDFLPDFTAENWDPDRWARLFKEAGARYVVPVAEHHDGFAMWDSELTEWDAMDKGPQRDIIGELGKAVRKQGMKYAPSYHRAQNWKYYEPSYELDQNCDTKDPQYTGIDGIYPEPHEPGAPQSKAFLENWEQRWKEIQRKYKPDFAWFDFGWGDTLFHPYMKRMMADYFNTAQKWGKEVAFNNKTIRNEPMAPPEVGDFIELDHLSMDSVNTRKWQCPTYMGGGSWAYNKVATPEDYKTTNQLIDEFVDIVSKNGNLLLNVGPKADGTIPGIMKDRLKSIGQWLEVNGEAIFDTDYWKTYGEDSIRYTRKGEQTVYAISMKWTEKEVVLNAFKDYKESQIESIYMLGLDDSVEWSMQKEGLIINHPQEKPCEHAYSFKIQIKQ